A region of the bacterium HR34 genome:
AAAAGTTCTAAGTTTCCAACAGTCCACAAACATTTTGGAGGGTCTTTTAAATCAAGAAGTTTTTTTGGATAATACTCGCTTTGTTTTTCTATTTTTATTATATTTTCCATCTGTTTTGTTTTTACTGATTTTTATTATAGAATTATAAAAGTTTTTATCTCATCCTGCAAAAAACAATATACAATTTTGAACCATTCTGCACTATACAAGTTCGGTTAAAATTTCATTTCTATTCTATGCATTTACAAATAAAATGCTAATATTATTTTGTTTACGAATTTAATGAATGAGTATCATTGTTTGTAAATAAAATTGTTCTTGGTGCCAATTAAAATTGTTGGTGCTGGAGGCGGCCTTTAGGTTTTCTTCTTATAGAAGAACGGTAACATTAAATTTTTAAAAGTGGTGAACTAATACACTTTCTTGACAGACTTTTTTGACGTTGCTAAATTAGAAATTATAAGGGAGGAGGGGCCCCGACGTTACGTCGGGGTTTTTCTTTTTTTAACACAATTATTTCATATTCTCATTTTGCAGGTAAGAGGACGCCTCGCTTATCATGTGACAGTACAAGTTTAGCCCAACCTTGTTTATTGGCCCTGATTGCTCTTTTCCTAAAATGTTTCCTGCTCCTCTTATTTCCATATCTTTTAATGCTATTCTGTAACCAGAGCCCAAAGCCAAATTTTCTTTAAGCGCTTTTATACGCATTTTTGCTTTTTCTGTAAGTTTTTCCCATTTTGGATAAAACAAATACGCAAAAGCCTGCCTTTCGCCCCTTCCAACCCTTCCTCTTAATTGATACGCCTGCCCCAAACCCAACCTTGAAATATCTCTTATTATTAAAGTATTAGCGTTTGAAATGTCTATTCCGTTTTCAATTATTGTCGTTGAAACCAAAATTTTTATTTTTCCTTCTTGAAACTCGTTAAATATCTCAATAATTTTTTCATCTGGCATCGCGCTGTGAATTACTTCAATTCTTTCTTTTATGCCAAGTTTTTCTTCAACAAACTTTTTAATCTCTGGCAAATTTTTTATTCTGTTTTCCAAAACATAAACCTGACCGCCTCTTTTTAACTCATTTAAGATTGCTTTTTTCATAACTTCTTTTTTAAATTCTCCTATATGTGTTATTATGTCTTTTCTTTCAGGCGGTGGGGTATAAATAAAACTTACTTTTTTTATATTAGAAAGCGCTAAATAAAGTGTTCTTGGTATTGGAGTGGCTGAAACATAAAGCAAATCTAAAGCAGGGAATTTTTCTCTTAACCTTTCTTTTTGCAGGACGCCGAATTTTTGCTCGTCGTCTACAACCAGCATGCCTAAGTTTTTAAACTCTACTTTATTAGAAAGAATTTTGTGTGTTCCTATTATTATGTCTATTTTGCCGCTTTTAATATCTTTTATAATTTTTTCTTCATCTTTTGGATTTGTGTTTCTTGTCAGCAAGCCGATGTTAACTGCAAATTTTTCAAATCTCTTGCAAAAGTTTTTATAATGCTGCCATGCCAATACTGTTGTAGGGCATAAAATTGCAACTTGTTTACCATGACAGACCACTTTAAAGGCAGTTCTCATTATTATCTCTGTTTTCCCAAAACCAACATCTCCGCACAAAAGCCTGTCCATTGGTGTTTCGCTGTTTTCAAGATCGTTAAAAATATCTTTAATTGCTTTTTCTTGATCAGGAGTTAACTCATATTCAAAAGACTCATCAAATTCTCTTTGCAAAACATCCGCTTGTTTTGAGTTGTATTTTGGCCGAGTTATTGATTCTTTACTTGCATATATTTTTATTAGTTTTTTGGCTATTTGTTCTGCCTGTTCTCTTGCCTTCTTTTTTATCTTCAGCCACAAAGAACCTCCAAGTCTTGTTATTCTTGGGTTTTCAAAGCCTATATAAAGAGTTAACTTATTTTTTAAATTTTCAGGAACATATAATTTATCTCCTTTTGCGTATTCCAAAACAAAATAATTTATGTCCTGCATTTTTGTTATGCCTCTGAAAACTCCTATCCCATGATCTATATGCACCAAAAAATCACCTTCTTTTAAGCTTGAAAGTTCTTGTTTTATTTGCTGGTTTGTTAAAAGTTTTTTAATTGTATTTTTTGCTTTTTCAACATCAATTGAGATGTCTTCGTTTTTGTACGTGCTTCCAATCCTGTCTCCTAAAAATTCTACTATGAAAGGGCTTTCATAATTTATAGGAAAAATTTGTAAAATACCGCCTTTAATTGAAAATTGCCCTGGAAAAGTAATATTTTCAACAAGTTCATAATTAAAATTAAAAAGAAGCTCTTTTAACAAACTAAGTTTATAACTTACGCCCTTTTTCAAAACCAAAACATTTTCCTTGAAAAACCCTTCTTTTTGAGAGTTCTCTTTTATTTTTTCAATATTTTGCCAAAACCAAACTGCCTCCCTTTCCAAAAAATAGGGGGTCAAACTAACAACAACAATTTCTTCGTATTTATTTGCCATAAAACTAAAATAACCAATTTTCCCAAAAAAGTAAAACTCCCCCACGCTTTCCCTGCGATACTTGAAAAAATGCAAAAGATGAGATATATTTTGGCACCCTTGTTATGCTAGAAATTGGGATAATAAATTAGAAAAAAGGTCGAAAATCATTAAAATAATGTATCTCATCAATAACATGGTAAAAAGAGTATTCATTTATTTTATTTGAGATCACACGAAGCACTAAACCACCAATTATGCAAAATGTTGATGTTATAATTTTGCGGTATATAATAAATACTGAATAATAAAAAGTTTGCTCTTTAGTTTTATGGATAAAGTAGTTTTAGCAAAAACAGAAAAAGAGTTTTTCAATTGTTTAAATAAGTTTTCGCGCGAAGGGCGTGCTGTTTTTGTATTGGATAATGTTTTGGCTGGCAATGATTTTTTCAAAGATAAAGTTTGCTGCTATTCAAAAGAAAACTCCATAAAAGAAGTTAATAATATCATAAAAGATTTAAAGAATAAAAAATTTGCTCCTCAAGTTGTTTTTGGGATTGGCGGTGGCAGGGTGTTGGATGTTGCTAAATTTTTGGCGTTTAAACTTGATGTTGATTTCATAAGCTGTCCCACTGCTTTATCTCAAGATGGTATATATTCTGGTGTTTGTGTTTTGTTTGATGGCAAAAAAAGAAAAACGGTAAAAGCCAAGTTTCCTGAAAAAGTTTTGGTAGATATGAGTTTGATTAAAAAATCTCCTAAAAAAATGACTTTTTGCGGAATTGGAGAAGTTTTATCTAAGATAGTTGTTTTGCAAGACATTTCTTTGGCAAAAAGCAGGGTAAAAGCAAAAGTTAACAAAAACAAAATAAAAAAAATTTTGTCTACAATATCTTACTTAATTGAAAATTTTAAGAGTCAAAAGGATGAAAATAGTGTAAAGACTTTACTGTTTGCGTTGGTCGAGATAGGATCTTTGATGCAGGAAGATTCTTATTATGCGTCCCAATCAGAGCATGAGTTTGAAAAGGCTTTGTTTGGCACAAATTTGCCGCATGGGCAGTTGGTTGCTTTCGGCGCTTTGATATCTGCCAAATTATATGAAGTTCACAGCGAAAAATTTTCAAAAGACAAACTTTTTATAAGTCCAAAAGATATGTTCAAAATAACTAAGTCATTATTTAAAATAATAAAAGGATTTTATAACTTTGCCAAAGAGCCCTTAAAGATAATTGACAGACAAGAATTAATAAAATGCTTAAAAAAGGCAAGTTTGCAAAGGCCAGAAAGGTTTAACTTGCTGAATGTAATTGATTCCAAAAAAGTAAATTGGGAAAAAGTTATAGAAAAGTTATAATAAGTTTCAAATTATTTTTTCTACTTCTTTTATTATCTCTTTTATTATTGTTTTTAATTTTTTAAGTTCTTGTGCGCTGAAGTTTTTTAAAACAAATTCTTCTGCTTTTTTGCCCTTTTCTTTCTCGCTCCTCACGCCAATTCTTATTCTTGTGAAATCTTTTGTTCCAAATTTTTGTATAATTGATTCAACTCCTTTGTGGCCTCCGCTTGACTTTCCTTTGCTGATTTTTACTTTGCCAAATTCTATATCGCTGTCGTCGTGCAAAACAATTATGTCTTCTGGCAAAATTTTATAAAAATTGGCAATTTCTTTCACGGCAACGCCAGAGTTGTTCATTAAGGTTTTTGGTTTTAGCAGAATAACTTCTTTTTCGTTTATTATACCTTTTGTTGTGTATCCTTCAAACTTTTTTTCTTCTTTGAAATCTTTTAACTGCCAGTGGTTTTTAAGTTCGTCAACAGCAATAAAGCCGGCGTTGTGCTTTGTGTGTTCGTATTCTTTTGGCCAGTTGCCAAGCCCTACTATCAGTTTTTTTTGCATTTGATGTTAATGTTATTTTATGGTATATTTTAATAATATATGAAAAGCGCAATTAAAGAATATATAAAAATAGGACTGCTGGTTTTGCTTATAGTTGTGCCTATAAGATATTTTATATTCCAGCCGTTTTTAGTGCAAGGAAGCTCAATGGAACCGAATTTTGAAAGCGGTGATTATTTAATAGTTGATGAGATCTCTTATAGGTTTAGCGATCCAAAAAGGGGAGATGTTATTATTTTTAATTCTCCTGTGCAGCCTGTGAAATATATTAAGAGGGTGATTGGTTTACCAGGAGAAACAGTCAAAATAGAAAATGGAAAAGTTTATATTAAAAAACAAGGAAACAATGAGTTTAAATTGTTGCAAGAGCCATATACTGACATATTTACAGAGGGAAGAGTCGAGATAACCCTTAAAGAAGGAGAGTACTTTGTAATGGGAGATAACAGATTTGCTTCTTATGATTCAAGAAGTTGGGGAGTTTTAAAAAGGAATAAAATAATCGGAAGGGTTTTAATAAGGTTGTGGCCCATAAGCAAGATTGATATAATTGAAAATCCTTTTAATAAATAAAACATATGCCAAAAATAAAATATCAAAGAGTAACAGGAATGAAAGACATTTTGCCAGTAGACTTTGTTTATTATGATAAAATTTTGTCTACAATAAAACAGATTTGCGATTTTTATTCTTTTAATAGAATAGAAACTCCGATATTAGAGAGAATAGAACTTTTTGAAAGAGGCATTGGAGTTTCAAGCGATATAGTTGAAAAGCAGATGTTCTCTCTTAAAACAAGAGATGAAAAAGATACTTTAGTTTTAAGACCAGAAGGGACTGCTGGTGTTGCAAGGGCTTATTTTGAGAATGGTTTGCAAGAACTTCCACATCCTTTAAAACTTTGGTACTTTGGGCCATTTTTTAGATACGAAAGACCGCAAAAAGGAAGATACAGACAGTTTTATCAATTTGGCATTGAAATAATAGGAGAAGAAAATTATATATTAGATGTTTATGTTATGCATATTTTTAAAATTTTGCTTGAAGAGTTGGGAATTAAAAATCTTGTTTTTGAAGTTAACAGCATTGGCAATGGCAACTGCAGGCCGTATTATAAAAAATCACTTTTGAGTTATTTGAGAAAGAACCAAAATAAACTTTGCTCTACCTGCAGAAAAAGACTTAAGGTGAATCCGTTTAGGATATTGGACTGCAAAGAAGAAAAATGTAAAAGGGTTTGCTCTCAAGCGCCTCAAATCGTTGACTTTTTGTGTGATGAATGTAAAAACCATTTCAAAAAAGTTGTAGAGGTTTTAGACACATTGCAATTTCCTTACACAATAAATCCGTTTTTAGCAAGAGGGCTTGATTATTATAACAGAACAGTTTTTGAAATTATTCCTGTCTCGTTTGAGGAGTATCAAAAAGACAAAGATAACTTTACGAAAAAAGATTCAATAGGCGGCGGAGGAAGGTATGATGACTTGCTTTATTTAATAGGAAGGGAGGAGATACCGGCTGTTGGTGGCGCTTTGGGAATAGAAAGAATAATAGATGTTTTGAAAGATAATAAAGTGGAGATAAAAGAAGAGTACAAGCCAGACATATTTTTTGTTCAGATAGGAGATCTGCCAAAGAAAAAATCTTTTGCTATTTTAGAGGAACTTAGAAAACACAAAATTAATTGCGCTGAAAGCATTGGCAAGGATTCTTTAAAAGGGCAGTTGAGGATTGCTGATAAATTAGGGGTAAAATATGTTATTATTTACGGACAAAAAGAGGCATTTGAAAACGTTGTTGTTTTAAGAGATATGAAAACAGGATCGCAAACAATTGTAAGTTTGCAAGATTTAGTCAAAGAAATAAAAGCGAGATTAAAAAATAAATAAGAAATATGGAAGATTGTATTTTTTGCAAAATAGCAAACAAAGAAATAAATTCAGAAATTGTTTATGAGGACGATGATTTTGTTGTTTTCAAAGACATAAAACCAAAGGCGCCATTTCATGTTTTAATAGTGCCGAAAAAGCATATAAAGTGGCTGAATGATTTGGATGAGAATGATTTGGAGTTGGCAGGTAAAATGTTGTTGCTGGCAGTTAAAATAGCAAAAGAAAATAAAGTTGAAAACGCTTATCAGGTGAAGGTTCATGTTGGTGAGAAAGGAGGACAGGAGATATTTCATTTACATATGCATATTTTTGGTTGGCCGGAATAATTTTTGACATTTTTATTTTTTTGTCTTATTATAGGAATCATAGTTAAAAAATTAAAAATATGGCTTTAATAGTTTTAAAGAAAAGCGGAGAAACAAATCAAAGTTTGGTTTTTAGATTTAGAAAGGCTGTGCAAAAAGCGGGTATTTTGCTTGAGGCAAGAAAGCAAATGTATCACGACAGAAAACCAAACGAAAGAGTTATTAAAGAAAGGGCTTTAAGAAGAATCCAAAAACAAAAAGAATACGAAAGATTAAAGAAACTTGGAAAGATATAATGTCTATAAAAGCTCAAATAGAAAAAGATATTAAAACATATCTAAAGGAGAAAAAT
Encoded here:
- the mfd gene encoding Transcription-repair-coupling factor, with protein sequence MANKYEEIVVVSLTPYFLEREAVWFWQNIEKIKENSQKEGFFKENVLVLKKGVSYKLSLLKELLFNFNYELVENITFPGQFSIKGGILQIFPINYESPFIVEFLGDRIGSTYKNEDISIDVEKAKNTIKKLLTNQQIKQELSSLKEGDFLVHIDHGIGVFRGITKMQDINYFVLEYAKGDKLYVPENLKNKLTLYIGFENPRITRLGGSLWLKIKKKAREQAEQIAKKLIKIYASKESITRPKYNSKQADVLQREFDESFEYELTPDQEKAIKDIFNDLENSETPMDRLLCGDVGFGKTEIIMRTAFKVVCHGKQVAILCPTTVLAWQHYKNFCKRFEKFAVNIGLLTRNTNPKDEEKIIKDIKSGKIDIIIGTHKILSNKVEFKNLGMLVVDDEQKFGVLQKERLREKFPALDLLYVSATPIPRTLYLALSNIKKVSFIYTPPPERKDIITHIGEFKKEVMKKAILNELKRGGQVYVLENRIKNLPEIKKFVEEKLGIKERIEVIHSAMPDEKIIEIFNEFQEGKIKILVSTTIIENGIDISNANTLIIRDISRLGLGQAYQLRGRVGRGERQAFAYLFYPKWEKLTEKAKMRIKALKENLALGSGYRIALKDMEIRGAGNILGKEQSGPINKVGLNLYCHMISEASSYLQNENMK
- the egsA gene encoding Glycerol-1-phosphate dehydrogenase [NAD(P)+]; this translates as MDKVVLAKTEKEFFNCLNKFSREGRAVFVLDNVLAGNDFFKDKVCCYSKENSIKEVNNIIKDLKNKKFAPQVVFGIGGGRVLDVAKFLAFKLDVDFISCPTALSQDGIYSGVCVLFDGKKRKTVKAKFPEKVLVDMSLIKKSPKKMTFCGIGEVLSKIVVLQDISLAKSRVKAKVNKNKIKKILSTISYLIENFKSQKDENSVKTLLFALVEIGSLMQEDSYYASQSEHEFEKALFGTNLPHGQLVAFGALISAKLYEVHSEKFSKDKLFISPKDMFKITKSLFKIIKGFYNFAKEPLKIIDRQELIKCLKKASLQRPERFNLLNVIDSKKVNWEKVIEKL
- the pth gene encoding Peptidyl-tRNA hydrolase, coding for MQKKLIVGLGNWPKEYEHTKHNAGFIAVDELKNHWQLKDFKEEKKFEGYTTKGIINEKEVILLKPKTLMNNSGVAVKEIANFYKILPEDIIVLHDDSDIEFGKVKISKGKSSGGHKGVESIIQKFGTKDFTRIRIGVRSEKEKGKKAEEFVLKNFSAQELKKLKTIIKEIIKEVEKII
- the sipT gene encoding Signal peptidase I T gives rise to the protein MKSAIKEYIKIGLLVLLIVVPIRYFIFQPFLVQGSSMEPNFESGDYLIVDEISYRFSDPKRGDVIIFNSPVQPVKYIKRVIGLPGETVKIENGKVYIKKQGNNEFKLLQEPYTDIFTEGRVEITLKEGEYFVMGDNRFASYDSRSWGVLKRNKIIGRVLIRLWPISKIDIIENPFNK
- the hisS gene encoding Histidine--tRNA ligase; the protein is MPKIKYQRVTGMKDILPVDFVYYDKILSTIKQICDFYSFNRIETPILERIELFERGIGVSSDIVEKQMFSLKTRDEKDTLVLRPEGTAGVARAYFENGLQELPHPLKLWYFGPFFRYERPQKGRYRQFYQFGIEIIGEENYILDVYVMHIFKILLEELGIKNLVFEVNSIGNGNCRPYYKKSLLSYLRKNQNKLCSTCRKRLKVNPFRILDCKEEKCKRVCSQAPQIVDFLCDECKNHFKKVVEVLDTLQFPYTINPFLARGLDYYNRTVFEIIPVSFEEYQKDKDNFTKKDSIGGGGRYDDLLYLIGREEIPAVGGALGIERIIDVLKDNKVEIKEEYKPDIFFVQIGDLPKKKSFAILEELRKHKINCAESIGKDSLKGQLRIADKLGVKYVIIYGQKEAFENVVVLRDMKTGSQTIVSLQDLVKEIKARLKNK
- a CDS encoding Purine nucleoside phosphoramidase, with protein sequence MEDCIFCKIANKEINSEIVYEDDDFVVFKDIKPKAPFHVLIVPKKHIKWLNDLDENDLELAGKMLLLAVKIAKENKVENAYQVKVHVGEKGGQEIFHLHMHIFGWPE
- the rpsU gene encoding 30S ribosomal protein S21, with product MALIVLKKSGETNQSLVFRFRKAVQKAGILLEARKQMYHDRKPNERVIKERALRRIQKQKEYERLKKLGKI